Genomic DNA from bacterium:
CGGTTCCCAAGGTAGTGTGTCCGGGTATTGATCTCTTCCGGGGGAAGGCCCGGCCTGGCCCAGTTAAAGTGCCGGGCACCATAGGGACAAGCTGCCATACAGTAACGGCAGCCGATGCACCAGTTATAGTCCACAACGACGATACCGTCGTCCTCCGACCACGTCGCCTGGGTGGGGCAAGCCTTGACACAGGGTGGATTTTCGCACTGCTGGCACTGTGTCGGCATGTAGAAATATCCCGGTTCCGGTACTTTTGACGGGTTGTAATACTTGTCGGCGTTCTCAAGATCGCTGATCCACTTGTCGCCCTTTTTAAACTGCAGCACCGTGATCCAGTGGATCTGGGGATCTCTCGACTGGTTGTTCTCCTCGACACAGGCGTACACGCAGCGGCGGCAGCCGATGCACCGGGAGATATCAAGGCCGTACCCGAACAGGACCCCCGGAAGGGGCCTGGTGGCCGAGATCTCGATCTCCTTGCCGTACTCCCGGGCATATTCCTTTTCAAGGCGGCTTACGATCTTCTCCAGGTCCCGGGCGTTTAATTCCTGAAAATGCTTCTGGAAAAAAGCTTCCCACACAGAAGCCCTGGCATCCGCAGCCGGGAGAGCGACAGCGGCAGCGGCCAGCGCCGCCCCTTTCAGGAGGCTGCGTCTGGAAACCTTTTTCTCGCTAACAGGCTTTTTAGGCTGTTTTTTCATAATAGATAGCCTCTATTTGATATTCTTGGGTTTTATCGGCGGCGGAAGAGGAGCAAGGGGTTTGAAGCGGGGCTGATGGGGGTTGTGGCAATGGACACAAAGCCTGTAGGTCTTTTTCCCGTTCCACTCGCCTGTGCGCCGGCCGTGGATCCCCGCCTTCCAGTCCCGGAAAATGGTCCCGTGACACTGGCCGCACAGGTAATAGGACTGTTCAAAACTAACAAGGCGGCCGCTTGCCAGCCGAAGGACATCCCGGTCATCAGGGTTGTGGCAGTCCAGACACCAGCGTTCCTCCTCGTTGTGGTTGATAATCCTGATCTCCTCGTGCATATCTTCGAGCACCCGCCGCTGGGGGTTGGTTTCCTGGTCCTCGTGGCAGTCCGAGCACGGGAAGATGTCCTCCGAGAAAGGCGGAGGCGGCACGAAGAATTCAGGTATCCCAGGTTCACCGCTGCCTGCGCCGGCTTCGGTCCTCCAGATGGCCTCACCGGATGCAGGGGATTCTCCCGGTGCCGCAGCCGGTAAAAGGGCTATGACAAGGCAGACAGCAAAAGCGGATGTGAGGATTTTTCTCATGTTCACGACCTCCACCGGGATCTTGACCGGGATATGGTCCATTACGAATTAATGACGTTCCAGGTTCCTGTAGGAAGCTTCACCAGATCACCAGGGAAGTTTACCCGAAAACCCTGATCAAAGTAAAGAATCGGCCCGTTGACAGAATCGGCCCGGTCATTTCCTTTATAAGTCATTGATCTGTAAGGAAAGGGAAAACCACGCTTTTCCCTTTCCGAGGAGCAAAAAGCCGATAACGGACTTTTTGCGACCCTGTCAAAGTTGATGGCTTCGCAAAAAGTCATCAACGCGCCCCGAGGGGGGCGCCCGGATCAATGACTGTCATTATAAGTCATTGATCCGTGAGGAAAGGGGAAACCACGCTTTTCCCTTTCCGAGGAGCAAAAAGCCGATAACGGACTTTTTGCGACCCTGTCAAAGTCTTTCTATCCCCGGAATCACGATATTCAAATCAATGGCGATTCCGGGGGGGTCTATTTCTACTGTTTTAATCAACAACCTCATTTTTTCCCGGACGCGGCCACTTCCCGAGCACCCAGGACCCGATGGCAGCCGCCAGGACAAACGACAGGACGCTCAGGACTACCGGAAGGCCCTTTACCTTGAAAAGATCGTAAAGAAAAACCTTTCCCCCACCCATTATAGTGACCAGGACAGCAATCCATTTCACCTCGGCGTTCCTCGTGAACCTCGCGGCCAAAAAGAGGGTCAGAGCTCCAATATTGATAATGATGGTCTCGCCTGCCTGAAAGGCTCCCAACGTCTCTGGAAGAAGGGCGAAAAGGACGGCCCTGAAAAGCAAAAAACCCGCACCAACAGAAACCATCAGAGGAACTACTCCGCTTATATCTCTGGTGTCGAATCGGGCGAAATA
This window encodes:
- a CDS encoding 4Fe-4S dicluster domain-containing protein encodes the protein MKKQPKKPVSEKKVSRRSLLKGAALAAAAVALPAADARASVWEAFFQKHFQELNARDLEKIVSRLEKEYAREYGKEIEISATRPLPGVLFGYGLDISRCIGCRRCVYACVEENNQSRDPQIHWITVLQFKKGDKWISDLENADKYYNPSKVPEPGYFYMPTQCQQCENPPCVKACPTQATWSEDDGIVVVDYNWCIGCRYCMAACPYGARHFNWARPGLPPEEINTRTHYLGNRPRYSGVVEKCTFCIQRTRKDPGQYPACVEICPVGARKFGNLLDPESEIRYCIENKRVFRLKEEVNTLPKFYYFFAT